AAGATCGAACGACTGCTCACCGGCGCGGCCCGGTCGTACCTGCTGCGACCGTTGCGCCCCGGCGACCTGGGCTGGGTCGTGAACCGGCACGGGATTCGGTACGCAGAGGAGTACGGCTTCGACCAGACCTTCGAGGCGTTGGTGGCCCGCGTGGCGGGCGAGTACGTCGAGAACCACTCGCCCGACCACGAAGCGGCGTGGATCGCCGAGGTCGACGGCGAACCGGTCGGCTCGGTCTTCTGCGTCCGAGCGGACGACCACACCGCCCAACTCCGCCTCCTCCTCGTCGAGCCGGCCGCCCGGGGGCTCGGCATCGGCGGCCGCCTGGTCGACGAATGCCTCCGCTTCGCCCGCCGGGTCGGGTACCGACGGATGGTGCTGTGGACTGTGTCCGGGCTGGCGGCGTCACGGCACATCTACGAGAAGGTCGGGTTCACGTTGGACAAGAGCACGCCGGAGCGCCTTTACGGGCGTGACGACCTGGAAGCGCAGACCTGGTCGCTCGACCTCTGACCGGGACACCCCGCCAACCAGGCGAGTTCGACATGGTCGAACGGTTCCGCGCTAGAGTGATCGTGTGCCCGGTCCCATCCAGTCCATCGAACGGGCAGCCGCGGTGTTGCGGCTGCTGGCCAGTGGTGCGCGGCAGATGGGGGTCGCGGAGTTGGCGCGGGCCCTTGAGCTGCCCAAACCGACCGTCCACGGCATCCTGCGGACGTTGCAGCTGGTCGGCTTCGTCGAACAGTCGCCGGACACGGGCAAGTACCAGCTCGGCGCCGCGCTGTTCCACATCGGCAGCAGCTACCTCGACGGCAACGAACTGCGCACCCGTGCGCTGAACTGGTCGGACTCGCTCGCCTCGCGCAGCATGGAGAGCGTCCGCATCGGCACCCTGCACGAGAACCAAGTCCTGGTCGTGCACCACGTGTTCCGCCCGGACAACTCGCGGCAAGTCCTCGAAGTCGGCGCTCTCCTCCCGTCCCACGCCAGCGCGCTGGGCAAGGTCCTGCTCGCCGACGACCCGGTCGGCCTCAGCTTCGCCGACGACGAGCCGCTCAAGGCCTACACCGCCGCCACCATCACCGACCTCGACCGCCTCAGCGACACGTTGGAGCAGGTCAGGCAGCGTGGCTGGGCCAGCGACGTGGAAGAGCTGGTGGACGGCGAGGTGTCGCTGGCCGCCCCCATCCGGGACCGCCGGACGGTGACCGTGGGCGCCGTGGGCATCTCCGGGCCGGTCGAGCGGCTGTGCGACGAGAAGAAGCTGCCCCGCACCGAACTCGTCTCCTACGTCCGCGAGGCCGCGCGATCCATCTCGCGCGAACTCGGCGCCATCCCCTGGTAGAGCCCGACCGGTTACAGGACTGCTTCGGGAGGGTTGACATCTTGTGAGCGTCGGCACAGGATTCACGCGCGCCGTACGACATTGTCGAACGGCATTCAGGCCAGAGAGGGCGCGTGGATGACCAACCAGTCGATCTTCATCGGTGAGTTCCTGGGCACCGCACTGCTGTTGCTCCTCGGCAACGGCGTCGTCGCGGGCGTGGTGTTGGCCAAGTCGAAGTCGAACGGCGCGGGCTGGGTCGTGATCACGTTCGGCTGGGGCTTCGCGGTGCTCGCGGGCGCCTACGCCGTCGCACCGCTGTCCGGCGCGCACCTCAACCCGGCCGTCACGGTGGGCCTCGCCATCCACAACAGCGACTGGAGCACCGTCCCGCTCTACGTGACCGCGCAGCTGCTCGGCGCGTTCACCGGCGCGGTCCTCTGCTACCTCGCCTACCTCGGCCAGTTCCGCGCCAACACCGGTGAGGTGCTCGGCATCTTCGCCACCGGCCCCGAGGTCCGCCACCGCGTCCAGAACCTGACCACCGAAGCCATCGCCACGTTCGTGCTGGTGTTCGTCATCCTGGCGACCGGCCAGACCAAGGGACTGGAGACCTCCGGCACCGGCGCGCTGATCGTCGCCCTGCTGGTCGTCGGCATCGGCATGTCCCTCGGCGGCCCCACCGGCTACGCCATCAACCCCGCGCGCGACCTCGGCCCCCGCATCGCGCACGCCGTCCTGCCGATCCCCGGAAAGGGTGGATCGGATTGGGGATACGCCTGGATCCCCGTCGTCGGTCCCCTGATCGGCGGAGCATTGGCCGGGCTCGTCGACATCGCCGTCTACTGAGGAGCGTCACCGTGACCACCTACTCAGCCCAATCGTTCGTGGCTGCCATCGACCAAGGCACGACCTCCTCACGCTGCATCGTCTTCGACCACGGCGGCGCGATCGTCTCCGTGTCCCAGAAGGAGCACCGGCAGATCTTCCCGAGGCCGGGCTGGGTCGAGCACGACGCCGAGGAGATCTGGGCCAACGTGCTGGACGTCGTGCACGGCGCCCTGCAAAAGGCGTCGCTGACCGTGCACGACCTCGCCGCCGTCGGCATCACCAACCAGCGCGAGACCACGCTGGTCTGGGACAAGACCACCGGCAAGCCCGTGCACAACGCGATCGTGTGGCAGGACACCCGCACCGACCAGCTGGTGAAGGAACTCGGCGAGCAGAACCGGTTCCGGGAGAAGTGCGGCCTGCCGCTGGCGACGTACTTCTCCGGCCCGAAGGTCCGCTGGCTGCTCGACCACATCGACGGCCTGCGTCAACGCGCCGAAGCGGGCGAGGTCCTGTTCGGCACGATGGACACCTGGCTGATCTGGAAGCTCACCGGACGGCACGTCACCGACGTCACCAACGCCAGCCGCACCATGCTGATGAACCTGGAGACGCTGGACTGGGACGACGAACTGGTCGACGCGATCGGCGTGCCCCGGGCGATGCTGCCGGAGATCCGCTCGTCCGCCGAGGTGTACGGCACCGCGACCGGCACGCTGGAAGGCGTCCCCGTGGCGTCCGCGCTCGGCGACCAGCAGGCCGCATTGTTCGGCCAGACCTGCTACGCGCCCGGTGAGGGCAAGTGCACGTACGGCACCGGCAGCTTCCTGCTGGTCAACACCGGTGACAAGCCGGTGGTCTCGGAGAACGGCCTGCTGACCACGGTCGGCTACAAGATCGGCGACCAGCCGGCGGCGTACGCGCTGGAAGGCGCGATCGCGGTGACGGGCGCGTTGGTGCAGTGGTTCCGGGACAAGATGGGCCTGATCTCCAGCGCCGCCGAGATCGAGACGTTGGCGCGCACCGTGGAGGACAACGGCGGCGCGTACTTCGTGCCCGCGTTCTCCGGTCTGTTCGCGCCGCACTGGCGGTCCGACGCACGCGGCGTGATCGCGGGCCTCACCGGCTACATCGACAAGGGCCACATCGCCCGCGCCGTGCTGGAGGCGACCGCGTGGCAGACCCGCGAGGTCGTGGACGCGATGAACGCCGACTCGGGCGTGGAGCTCGTCGCGTTGAAGGTCGACGGCGGCATGACGGCGAACAACCTGCTCATGGGCTTCCTGTCGGACGTGCTGGACGTGCCGGTGGTGCGGCCGATCGTCGCCGAGACCACGTGCCTCGGCGCGGCCTACGCGGCCGGGCTGGCGGTCGGCTACTGGTCGGACACCGAGTCGTTGCGGGAGAACTGGCACAAGGCGGCCGAGTGGCTGCCGACGATGGACGCCAAGGCCCGCGACAAGGGCTACCGCAAGTGGAAGAAGGCGGTCGAGCGGACCGTGGGCTGGATCGACGAGGACGACAACGATGAGTGAACAGCGGGACAGAGCACGCGAGGCGCTGGGACACGGGGCCTTCGACCTGGTCGTGATCGGCGGCGGCGCGCTGGGCATCGCCACCACGTGGGCGGCGGCGCGGTCGGGTCTGCGGGTGGCGCTGGTGGAGGCGGGCGACTTCGCGGGCGCCACGTCCAGCGCGTCGTCCAAGCTCGTGCACGGCGGGCTGCGGTACCTGGCGATGGGTCCGGGCGCGGTGCCGATGGTGCGGGAGAACCACGCCGAGCGGCGCGCATTGGGCGACCGCCTGGCGCCGCACCTGGTCCGGCCGCTGCCGTTCCTGGTGCCCGTGTACCGGGGCGGGCCGCACTCGCGGCCGATCCTCGGCGCGGGCGTGATGCTGTACTCGGCGCTGTCCGGGTTCGGCGACGGCATGGGCAAGGTGCTGTCGGCACGGCGGGCGGTCGAGTACGTGCCGCACCTGCGCACCGAAGGGCTGCGCGGGGCCGCTCTCTACTACGACCACCAGATGAACGACGCCCGCGTGGCCATCACGGCGGCGCGTGCGGCGGCCGAGGCCGGTGCGGTGCTGCTGAACCACGTCGAGGTCCTGGGGCTGCGCAAGCGCGGTTCGCAGGTCACGGGTGTGGAGCTGCGTGACCGCGTGGACGGGTCGGCGTTCGGGTTGGACGCGTCGGTCGTGGTCAACGCGACCGGGCCGTGGCTGGACAAGCTGCGGCGGATGGAGGACGAGTCGGCCTCGCCGAGCATCCGGCTGTCCAAGGGCTCGCACCTGGTGCTGAAGACGGACACGCCGTGGCGTGCGGCGATGACCATCCCGTTGGACGACGTGCGGGTGTCGTTCGCCATCCCGTGGGAAGGGCAGCTGCTGCTGGGCACGACCGACGAGGCGTACGAGGGCGATCCGGCCGACGTGCGGTGCTCGCAGGCCGACATCGACCAGATCCTCGGTGAGGCTTCGGTCGGCATCAACCCGGAAGCCCTGGACCGGTCGCGGTTGGCTTACACGTTCGCCGGGCTGCGGGTTCTGCCGGGCGGATCGGGCGACACCAGCCACGCCAAGCGCGAGACCGTGATCACCAGCGGGTCCGGCGGGATGATCAGCGTGGCGGGCGGCAAGTGGACGACGTTCCGGCGGATCGGCGCGTCGGTGCTGGCACGCGTCGGAGAGTCGCTGGGGCGCGACCTTTCGCGCGCGTTCGACGGCGTGCCGGCGGCGTTGCCGGGCGCGTCGCTGCCCGAACGGGTGAGCGCGCAGCTGGGTCGTGAGATGCCGTCGTTGCCGGACGACGTGCTCAGCCACTTGGCCACGCATTACGGCACGGTGAGCCACGAGGTGCTGGCGATGGCGTTGGACGACCCGTCGCTGCTCGACCGCGTGCACCCCGACGGGCCGGACATCTGGGCGCAGGTGGCGCACGCGCAGCGGTACGAGTGGGCGACCGAGGTGGACGACGTGCTGCGGCGGCGGACCACCGTGGTGGTGCGTGGTCTGGACACGCCTTCGGTGCGTGAACGCACGGGACGGTTGCTGGCCAAGGCGATCGCCTGACGGGCGTGCGGGTGGTGCGGGTGCGGTCGGCATACTCGATGCATGCCCTTCACCAGCACCACCCACGTGCGCTGGCCGGATGTGGACCCGAACGGCCACATGCGCACCACCGCGTACCTGGACGCGGCCGAGGACAACCGGATGCAGTTCTTCGCCTCGGCGGGCTTCCCCGTCACCGAGCTGGCCGCCCGCCGCATCGGCCCGATCTCGCACGGCGACGACATCCGGTACCGCGCCGAACTGCGCCTGCTCGAAGCCTTCACGGTGGAACTGCGGCTGGCCGGGCTGGCGTCGGACGGCGCGCGGTTCCGGCTGCACAACAGGATCGTCAAGGCGGACAACCGGACCGCCGCCACCATCGTGACCACCGCGGGTTGGCTCGACCTGGACGCCCGACGGCTCACCACCCCGCCGGCCGACCTGCTCGCCGTGCTCACCGCCCTGGACCGCACCAAGGACTTCGCCGAACTTCCCTCACCCCTGGCCCACGTCTGAATCCCGCGAGCCGCCGGTCCCGGTAGGACACGACGAAGGCCCCCGGCTCAGCGCCGGGGGCCTTCCGTGTCGTGCAAGTGCGTCGTGCGGGTGCGGGACCTACGCCTTGTCGTCGTTCGGCGGCAGGTTCACGTCCGTCACCGGCTTCTTCCGGCCGCCCTTGGCCGGCGGGGCCGCCGGTTCCTCGGCTTCGGCCGCCGCGGGAGCGGGCTCGTCACCGGGGAGCAGGGACGCCAAGGCGGCGCCCGTGATGCGGCGGAACGCGCGGCGCGGGCGGTCGTGTTCCAGGACCGCCACTTCGAGCTTGCCGCGGTCCAGGAGGTCGGGCTTGCCGTTGCCGGTGGTGGTGCTGCCGGCGCTCAGAGCCTTCACCGCGACGCGCACGGCGTCGGCCAGGGGCAGGTTCTCGGCGTACGCGTCCTTCAACGCGGTGCCCGTCGCCTCGGCCTGGCCGCCCATCACGACGTACTGCGGCTCCTCCACGATCGACCCGTCGTAGGTCAACCGGTACAGCGTGTCCTGCTCGGGCGTGGCGCCGACCTCGGCCACGCAGATCTCCACCTCGAGAGGTTTGATCTGCTCGGCGAAGATCGAGCCCAGCGTCTGGGCGTACACGTTCGCCAAGGACCGACCGGTGACGTCGCGCGGGTCGTTCTGGTACCCGCGGATGTCGGCGAACCGGATGCCCGCCTGCCGCAGGTTCTCGAACTCGCTGTACCGGCCGACCGCGGCGAACGCGATCCGGTCGTAGATCTCGGAGACCTTGTGCAGCGTGGCGGACGGGTTCTCCGCCACGAACAGCACGCCGTCGGCGTACCGGAGCACGACGACGCTCCGGCCGCGGGCGATGCCCTTCCGGGCGTACTCCGCGCGATCGCGGAGGATCTGCTCGGGTGAGGCGTACAACGGCATCGTCACTGCTGCGGCTCCCGGGCTCGGCGGATGCGGGTGGGGATGGGGGTCGACACGGTGCTCAGCCCGCCGGCTTGATCCGGCGGCCCTCGACGACCGACTCGGCCAGGGTCGCGGTCCGCTCGTCGGACAGGTGCGCGGCGCCGTCGGCGGTGATCGTCACGACGACCGGGTAGATCTTGCGGATCACGTCCGGTCCGCCGGTGCCCGAGTCGTCGTCGGCGGCGTCGTACAGCGCCTCGATCGCGGTCCTGGTGGCCAGTTCCGCGTCCGCGTCGGGGTTGTAGAGCTTCTTCAGCGCCGACTTCGCGAACAGCGAGCCGGAGCCGACGGCCTGGTAGCCCTGCGAATCCTCGTAACGCCCGCCGGTCACGTCGTAGGACACGATGCGGCCCGCGCGCTCCGGGTCGGCCGCGTCGATGTCGAAACCGGCGAACAGCGGCACCACGGCGAGGCCCGCCAGCGCGGCGTCCAGGTTGCCCTTGATCATCGCGGAGAGCCGGTTCGCCTTGCCGTCCAGGGACAGCGAGACGCCCTCGATCTTCTCGTAGTGCCGAAGCTCGACCGCGTAGAGCCGGACGATCTCGACCGCGATGCCCGCCGTGCCCGCGATGCCCACCGCCGAGTAGTCGTCGGTGATGAACACCTTCTTCATGTCGCGCTGGGCGATCACGTTGCCCATCGTGGCGCGCCGGTCGCCCGCGATCACCACGCCGCCCTTGAACGTGAGCGCGACGATGGTGGTGCCGTGCGGGGCCTGCACTGTGCTGCCCTCGGGCAGCTTGCGGCCTGACGGCAGCAGTTCGGGGGCCTGCGCGCGAAGGAAATCGGTGAACGACGACGACCCCGGCCTGAGGTAGGCCGGGGGCAGCGACGCGGCCGGGTAGTGCCCGGTCGAGCTGTGGTCCATGTGTGCGTTCTTCTCCTGTCCCGCCGGTGGCTTACTACTCGCCGCCCTTTTGCACGTACGCGCGGACGAAGTCCTCGGCGTTCTCCTCCAGCACGTCGTCGATCTCGTCGAGGATCGCGTCGACGTCCTCGCCGATCTTCTCCCGGCGCTCCTGGCCGGCCGCCGCCGCGCCGTCGCCGTTCTCGTCGCCGTCACCGCCGCCTTGGCGCTGAACCTGTTCCTGGGCCATGTCGACCTCCCGGTCTTCGGGTCCTGCGACTCAAACACTACCTACCAGGTCCGACATTGTGTGCCTGCCACTCGGGTCGGATGATCAGCCCCTGGTCAGCGCCTCGACCAGTTCCTCAGCCGTGTCCGAGGCCTCCAACAGGGCTCCGACGTGCGCTTTCGTCCCGCGCAGCGGCTCCAGGGTGGGAATCCGAACGAGTGATTCGCGGCCGAGGTCGAAGATCACCGAATCCCACGAGGCCGCCGCCACGGACGTGGGGTAGCGCTCCAGGCACCGACCGCGGAAGTAGGCGCGCGTGTCCTCGGGGGGCGAGAGGACGGCCGCACGCACCTCCTCCTCGTTGACCAGGCGTTTCATCGAGCCGCGGGCCACCAGCCGGTTGTACAGGCCCTTGTCGAGCCGCACGTCGGAGTACTGGAGGTCGACCAGCGACAGTCGGGGCGAGCCCCAGGCCAGGCCGTCCCGGGCGCGGTAGCCCTCCAGCAGCCGCAGCTTGGCCACCCAGTCGAGCCGGTCGGCGCACTCCTGCGGGTCACGGGCCAGCGCGTCCAGCACCTCGCCCCACACGCGGAGCACGTCACGGTCGCCGTAGCCCTCCTGCTCCACGAACGCGGAGGCGCGCTCGTAGTAGGCGAACTGGAGGTCCAAACCGGTGAACTTGCGCCCACCGGTCAGCTCGACCTTCGCCTTGAGCGTCGGGTCGTGGCTGATCTGGTGCACCGCGCGGACCGGGTCCTGCAACCGCAGGTCGTCGAACCGGCGGCCGGCCTCGATCATGTCGAGCACCAGCGACGTGGAGCCGCACTTGATGTAGGTCGAGTACTCGGCGAGGTTCGCGTCGCCGATGATGACGTGCAGCCGGCGGTACTTGTCCGCGTCGGCGTGCGGCTCGTCGCGGGTGTTGATGATGCCGCGCTTGAGCGTGGTCTCCAGGCCGACCTCGACCTCGATGTAGTCCGAGCGCTGGGACAGCTGGTAGCCGGCCTCCTCGCCCGCCGCGCCGATGCCGACCCGGCCGGAGCCGACGATGACCTGGCGGGACACGAAGAACGGGGTGAGCCCGGCGATCACCGCGGTGAACGGCGTGCTGCGCTGCATCAGGTAGTTCTCGTGGGTGCCGTAGCTGGCGCCCTTGCCGTCCACGTTGTTCTTGTACAGCTGGAGGCGGGGCTGGCCGGGGACGGTGGCCGCGCGCATCGCGGCCTCCTCCATCACCCGCTCCCCCGCCTTGTCCCAGATCACCGCGTCACGCGCGTTGGTGACCTCGGGCGCGGAGTACTCGGGGTGCGCGTGGTCGACGTAGAGGCGCGCGCCGTTGGTGAGGATGACGTTGGCCGCGCCCAGGTCCTCGACGTCGTTGTCGTTGGAGTGGCCGCCGGGCGTGCCGAGGTCGAAGCCGCGCGCGTCGCGCAGCGGCGATTCGACCTCGTAGTCCCAGCGTGCCCGGCGTGCCCGCGGTATGTCGGCGGCGGCCGCGTAGGCCAGCACCACCTGTGTCGAGGTGAGCACCGGGTTCGCCGTCGCGTCACCCGGCACCGAGATGCCGTACTCCACTTCGGTTCCCATGATCCGCCGCATACACGCAGCCTACGACCAACCACCGACAGACCGCCCGTACCCGGGTCACGTTTCAGCCGGCCGCCAGTCCCGCGGCGGGCCGGATGCGGGACGCGCCGCGGGCCGGTCCGAATGCCGCGACCACCGCCAGCACGACCACTCCGGCGCCGCCGACAAGCAGCGGGAGCACCGCGGCGGTGGGCCACGCGAACACGCCGACCGCGACCAGCGTCAGCTCCGCGTAGACCAGCCCGAAAACACCGCCGCCCAGCACTCCTACCAGCGCCAACAGCACCGCTTCGGCCACCACGCCGCCCTGGAGGCCACCCTTCGTGACGCCGAGCGCGCGCCGCAGTGCCAGCTCCTTGCGGCGCTCCTGCACGGAGATCGTCAACGCGGTCCCGATGCCGGTCACCGCGACCGCGACGGACAGTCCCAGCAGCACCATGAGCATCATGATTCCCAGGTCGAGGTACCGCTGGTTCTGCGCGGTCGCTTCGGCCCTGGTCTTCACCAGAACGGTCGGCGCTCCGGTCAGGGACGTCCGCACGCCCTCC
This is a stretch of genomic DNA from Saccharothrix ecbatanensis. It encodes these proteins:
- a CDS encoding bifunctional helix-turn-helix transcriptional regulator/GNAT family N-acetyltransferase, whose product is MTVADVRAFNRFYTGVIGVLDRGYLASPYSLTEVRVLFELSAGPCEVPDLRAALSLDAGYLSRILTSFERAGLVTRTPSARDSRRHVVTLTARGESVFTDLNARSDAEIGALLDRVPISDRAELVAAMRKIERLLTGAARSYLLRPLRPGDLGWVVNRHGIRYAEEYGFDQTFEALVARVAGEYVENHSPDHEAAWIAEVDGEPVGSVFCVRADDHTAQLRLLLVEPAARGLGIGGRLVDECLRFARRVGYRRMVLWTVSGLAASRHIYEKVGFTLDKSTPERLYGRDDLEAQTWSLDL
- a CDS encoding IclR family transcriptional regulator, which produces MPGPIQSIERAAAVLRLLASGARQMGVAELARALELPKPTVHGILRTLQLVGFVEQSPDTGKYQLGAALFHIGSSYLDGNELRTRALNWSDSLASRSMESVRIGTLHENQVLVVHHVFRPDNSRQVLEVGALLPSHASALGKVLLADDPVGLSFADDEPLKAYTAATITDLDRLSDTLEQVRQRGWASDVEELVDGEVSLAAPIRDRRTVTVGAVGISGPVERLCDEKKLPRTELVSYVREAARSISRELGAIPW
- a CDS encoding glycerol-3-phosphate dehydrogenase/oxidase: MSEQRDRAREALGHGAFDLVVIGGGALGIATTWAAARSGLRVALVEAGDFAGATSSASSKLVHGGLRYLAMGPGAVPMVRENHAERRALGDRLAPHLVRPLPFLVPVYRGGPHSRPILGAGVMLYSALSGFGDGMGKVLSARRAVEYVPHLRTEGLRGAALYYDHQMNDARVAITAARAAAEAGAVLLNHVEVLGLRKRGSQVTGVELRDRVDGSAFGLDASVVVNATGPWLDKLRRMEDESASPSIRLSKGSHLVLKTDTPWRAAMTIPLDDVRVSFAIPWEGQLLLGTTDEAYEGDPADVRCSQADIDQILGEASVGINPEALDRSRLAYTFAGLRVLPGGSGDTSHAKRETVITSGSGGMISVAGGKWTTFRRIGASVLARVGESLGRDLSRAFDGVPAALPGASLPERVSAQLGREMPSLPDDVLSHLATHYGTVSHEVLAMALDDPSLLDRVHPDGPDIWAQVAHAQRYEWATEVDDVLRRRTTVVVRGLDTPSVRERTGRLLAKAIA
- a CDS encoding ubiquitin-like protein Pup, which gives rise to MAQEQVQRQGGGDGDENGDGAAAAGQERREKIGEDVDAILDEIDDVLEENAEDFVRAYVQKGGE
- a CDS encoding MIP/aquaporin family protein: MTNQSIFIGEFLGTALLLLLGNGVVAGVVLAKSKSNGAGWVVITFGWGFAVLAGAYAVAPLSGAHLNPAVTVGLAIHNSDWSTVPLYVTAQLLGAFTGAVLCYLAYLGQFRANTGEVLGIFATGPEVRHRVQNLTTEAIATFVLVFVILATGQTKGLETSGTGALIVALLVVGIGMSLGGPTGYAINPARDLGPRIAHAVLPIPGKGGSDWGYAWIPVVGPLIGGALAGLVDIAVY
- the glpK gene encoding glycerol kinase GlpK, which encodes MTTYSAQSFVAAIDQGTTSSRCIVFDHGGAIVSVSQKEHRQIFPRPGWVEHDAEEIWANVLDVVHGALQKASLTVHDLAAVGITNQRETTLVWDKTTGKPVHNAIVWQDTRTDQLVKELGEQNRFREKCGLPLATYFSGPKVRWLLDHIDGLRQRAEAGEVLFGTMDTWLIWKLTGRHVTDVTNASRTMLMNLETLDWDDELVDAIGVPRAMLPEIRSSAEVYGTATGTLEGVPVASALGDQQAALFGQTCYAPGEGKCTYGTGSFLLVNTGDKPVVSENGLLTTVGYKIGDQPAAYALEGAIAVTGALVQWFRDKMGLISSAAEIETLARTVEDNGGAYFVPAFSGLFAPHWRSDARGVIAGLTGYIDKGHIARAVLEATAWQTREVVDAMNADSGVELVALKVDGGMTANNLLMGFLSDVLDVPVVRPIVAETTCLGAAYAAGLAVGYWSDTESLRENWHKAAEWLPTMDAKARDKGYRKWKKAVERTVGWIDEDDNDE
- a CDS encoding acyl-CoA thioesterase gives rise to the protein MPFTSTTHVRWPDVDPNGHMRTTAYLDAAEDNRMQFFASAGFPVTELAARRIGPISHGDDIRYRAELRLLEAFTVELRLAGLASDGARFRLHNRIVKADNRTAATIVTTAGWLDLDARRLTTPPADLLAVLTALDRTKDFAELPSPLAHV
- the prcB gene encoding proteasome subunit beta, with translation MDHSSTGHYPAASLPPAYLRPGSSSFTDFLRAQAPELLPSGRKLPEGSTVQAPHGTTIVALTFKGGVVIAGDRRATMGNVIAQRDMKKVFITDDYSAVGIAGTAGIAVEIVRLYAVELRHYEKIEGVSLSLDGKANRLSAMIKGNLDAALAGLAVVPLFAGFDIDAADPERAGRIVSYDVTGGRYEDSQGYQAVGSGSLFAKSALKKLYNPDADAELATRTAIEALYDAADDDSGTGGPDVIRKIYPVVVTITADGAAHLSDERTATLAESVVEGRRIKPAG
- the dop gene encoding depupylase/deamidase Dop, translated to MRRIMGTEVEYGISVPGDATANPVLTSTQVVLAYAAAADIPRARRARWDYEVESPLRDARGFDLGTPGGHSNDNDVEDLGAANVILTNGARLYVDHAHPEYSAPEVTNARDAVIWDKAGERVMEEAAMRAATVPGQPRLQLYKNNVDGKGASYGTHENYLMQRSTPFTAVIAGLTPFFVSRQVIVGSGRVGIGAAGEEAGYQLSQRSDYIEVEVGLETTLKRGIINTRDEPHADADKYRRLHVIIGDANLAEYSTYIKCGSTSLVLDMIEAGRRFDDLRLQDPVRAVHQISHDPTLKAKVELTGGRKFTGLDLQFAYYERASAFVEQEGYGDRDVLRVWGEVLDALARDPQECADRLDWVAKLRLLEGYRARDGLAWGSPRLSLVDLQYSDVRLDKGLYNRLVARGSMKRLVNEEEVRAAVLSPPEDTRAYFRGRCLERYPTSVAAASWDSVIFDLGRESLVRIPTLEPLRGTKAHVGALLEASDTAEELVEALTRG
- the prcA gene encoding proteasome subunit alpha, producing the protein MTMPLYASPEQILRDRAEYARKGIARGRSVVVLRYADGVLFVAENPSATLHKVSEIYDRIAFAAVGRYSEFENLRQAGIRFADIRGYQNDPRDVTGRSLANVYAQTLGSIFAEQIKPLEVEICVAEVGATPEQDTLYRLTYDGSIVEEPQYVVMGGQAEATGTALKDAYAENLPLADAVRVAVKALSAGSTTTGNGKPDLLDRGKLEVAVLEHDRPRRAFRRITGAALASLLPGDEPAPAAAEAEEPAAPPAKGGRKKPVTDVNLPPNDDKA